In Truepera sp., the sequence ACCGGGCGCGCGTATCAGACGCGACTAACGGAGCTACCCTTTTCCGTGAACGCCAAGGGGACTTCCCTCAGTTCCGCCAGCGCGGCCCGCACCGCCTCGACCTGTCCGTCCGGGCAGCACACGAGCACGAAACCCCCGATCTTGCCGCCGGGAAGCTGCGCGGTGGCACCAACGGCGTTCACCCGGACCACCAACGACCTTACCCAGTCGTCGACGAAATCGCCTGGCAGCCGCTGTTTGAGGCGCTGCTGCTCACCGACGCACCGCGCCACGCCGGCGAGATCACCGCCGCTCAGGGCGGACGTCAACTCGAGCGCCACGGCCTTGATGTCGTGCAGCACCGGCAGCGCTTGGTCGAAGCGCGCCAACAGCGCGGCCAGGGAGGTGCGAGTGGCGCCCCGCCTCGGCGTGGCGAAGAGCAGTAGCGAGCCGAACAAGGTGCTCTGGAACTCGTCCGGGAGTTCGAGCGGCACCTCGGTAACGCTCTCGCCCCTGTAGGCCAGGCAGCGCAAGCCGCCGCGGGCCGAGATGTTGGCGTCGTGGTACCCCGAGGCTCCGGCCAGCTCGTCGACCTCCAGCCGCGCCGCCCAGGCGCCCAGGCGTGCGGCGTCGACCTCCTCGCCCCTCGCCGCCAGCGCCGCGTGCACTAGGGCCGTGCAGATTGCGCCCGACGCCCCCAAGCCACTGTGCCCCTCCACGTCCAGCCAGACACCCAGGCGCACCGGCGGGTGTACGGGGTCCACCGATGCGAGCGCGGTGCGCACCAGCTCGTGCCTGACTTCACCCACGGTGCTCGCCTGGTCGACCCGGCCCTCGGCGACCACCTCGAAGCGCCCGTCCACGCTCGGCAGCCAAGTCACCCGCGCCGCCAGGCCGATTGTCGCGCTCACCGTCAGGCCGCCGTGCGCGTCGGCGTAGGGCTTGAGGTCGGTGAGCCCCCCCGCGAGCGGTACGCGCAGTGGGGCCCGGGCCACGAGCATGCCGCTCAGCCCTGCCGCTTGAGCGTCAGTAACTGCGTGACGACGTCGGCCACGTTCGCCTCGGCCGAGGGGAAGGTGCCCCCGATGTGTAGCCGCCGGCCGAGGCACACGAAGCCGACCTCGGCCTCGCCGGCCTCTATCAGTAGTTGCAGGTTGGGCAGGCACCGGTACTCGCCGGAGTCCTCGGCGCGCCCGGCCAGCTCCGTGAGCAGCCGCCGCTCGAACTTCCACACGCCGCCGTCGGAGAAAGGACCGGCGCCCTGCCACACCCTCGTCACCAGCGTGCCCTCGGCCGAGACCTTCACGTCGGGGCCGCTATCCTCTTCCTCTACCAGGGTCAAGGCGTTGGGGGCCCGGTGGTGGAGCAGGGCCGCGAACAGCTCGTGCGGGGCGAACACGTCGGCCTGCCACACGAGCACCGGACCGGACTCCGGGTCAAGGTGCGGCGCCACCAGGCCAAGGGCGTGACCCGTGCCCAGGGGCCGCGGTTGCTCGACGTAGTTGATCTCAAGCCCGCCAAAGCGAGCGCCGAAGTACGCCCGCACCTGCTCCTGGAGGTGACCGACCACCAGGTGGACCCGCTCCGCCCCCGCCACGGCCGCCTCGGCCATGCTCAACTCGAGGAACGGCCGCAGCCCGACCGGGTACATGCACTTCTGCAGGTACACGCCCAAGCGCCCCATGCGGGTGCCGGTCCCAGCTGCCAGGCAGACGAATTCCATGTTCAGCCCTTCGCGGAGCCGCGCGCCGCCATCAGTCGGCGTACGCTCCCAGCGCGCTGGTCAGTTCTTCTGCCATGCGCTCGCGCACGGAGAGAGGCGCCATGACCTCCACGGAGGACCCCCAGCCGAGCAGCCAGGGCAGCAACTCGAGGGGTTGGCCGTTCGAGTCTACGGTGCCGGTGAGGTATACGATCCGCCGGCCGTCGGGCGCCACTTCCCCCAGCCGCAAGTTGCGGTCGAAGCTCTCCGTCATGCGCCTCGCCACCGTCTCGCCGACGTGCAGGGTGATCTCGATCTCCTCCCCCATGACGATGCCGAAGGAGGAGCCCAGGCGGCCGCTCGGGTCGAAGTCTTCCGGGATCTCGTAGGTAGCGTCTCGCAACTGCACCTGCGTCATGCGCGCAAGCTTGAAGATGGCGACGTCGTTGCGAACGGTGCGGTCGAACGCCAGCACGTAGGGCTCGAGGTTGCGGCGGTTCAGTTCGTAGAAGTAGATCTCGAGGTCTCGGGGCTGCTTCGTGCCGGAGTGCGCCGACTCGTACGTGCAGCGCAGCACGCGCTGCTGGAACCAGGCCTGCGCCACCAGGTCGAGCACGCGGTCCTCCGGCGCCGACTTGAGGCCCTCGACGCCGTCCAGCAACGACTTACGCGCCCTCTCGGGCACTTGTTTCGCCAGCTTCACCAGCGCCGTGCGGTAATGCCGCTCACCCACGCCCGTGTGCAGCAGCAACCGGGTGGCGCTGTACACGGCCAGGGCTTCCACCTCGTTGAGGGCGGTGGCCTTCTGGGGCACCCAGTAGCGGTGCCGGTCGTCTTTGCGGAGCTCGACGCCCATGTGCTCGGCGAGCGTGACCAGGTCGCGCTCGATCGTGCGGCGGCTAAAGCCGTGCTGGGCCGCCAACTCGACCACGGTGCGGGGCCGCAACTCGAGCTCCTCGCGCAACGTAGCGAGACGCTGCGCCTTGCCCACGGTACGGTTCACGCCCCGAGGTTACCCCGTGAGGCGGCCGCCGCGGCGTCCTGCTCGCGCACCCTACGGAAACGGCGCGCTTCAGGCCGCGGTCCAGCCCCCGTCGGCCGCGAGTAGCGCGCCGCTGATCATCTTCGCCTCGTCGGAGACCAGGAACAGGGCGGTGTTCGCGATGTCCTCGGGTTGCAGCTGCGCGGGAATCAGCCCGTAGTAACGCTGCAGGCGGCTGCTGCCGTACGGGTCCATCTTGGCGGCGTCCACGCTAGCCATGATGTTGGTGACCACTGCCCCCGCGAGGATGGCGTTGCAGCGGATCGCCTTGGGGCCGTACAGGAAGGCGGTGTTGCGGGTGAGGCCCACTATGGCGTGCTTCGACATCGTGTACGCCGCGCCGGCCGCGGCGCCACTGACGCCCGCCACGCTCGCGATGTTGAGGATCACGCCACCCTTCTCGCCCATGGCCCTGATGCCTGCGCCACTGGCGAACACTGGCCCGTCGACGTTGACGCCCATGACGCGCCGGTAGACTTCCTCGTCCATCTCGGCGGCCCCCTGATTGATGTCCATGACGCCCGCGTTGTTCACCAAGATGTCGAGCTGGCCGTACGCCGCGACGGCCGCGGCGACCATCGCCTCTACTTCGGCGCGCACCGCGACGTTCGTCTTCAGGCCCCGCATCTCCCCGCCCGCCGCCCTGACCTCGTCGGTAACGCCTTGCAGGCTCGCCTCGTTCCAGTCGGCACCGAACACCTTGGCGCCCTCGGCCGCGAACCGTATCGCCATGGCGCGACCCATGCCCGAACCTGCGCCCGTGATAAGCGCCACCTTGCCTGCTAGTCTCATGATTCCTCCGCATCGGGGCCCCGGTCAGGCCGTAGTCACCGAGCTTTGCGCCGTGCCGGGCCTCTGCACCAGGCTACGCTCCCCCGACGCGCAACACCTGAGCAGAACCCCTACTTGCACGTAGGAGATTCACCTACCCGACACCTAGCGAGCATCATCAGGGCGCCGCGGTGAGTGTAGAGTATGCAACTGCCACGACGCACGTGCAGCAACCGGGAGGAACCTCATGGGCAGGGCTTCAGGAACGAGCGCCCGAAGTAACGTCGAACACCGTTTCTCGAGAACTCGCCGCCGAGCCACGGCCCTACTGGCGTGCGTAACGCTCATGACGGCGTTCGCCCAGACCCCGCCCGACCCCGACGTCCTGTTCGCGAACCTAGAGGGCGCCTTGGCCGAGGCGCCGAGGGCGAACTTCCAGGTGGACGCCGCTCTCGCGACGCTGGGGACGCCGGGCGAGGTGAGCGTCGAGGCGATCTTCGACTTCGTGCGTGACGACTTCGGCTACGTGCCCTACCGGGGTGCGCTGAAGGGTGCCGCGGGTGTGCTGATGGACGGAGCCGGCAACGCCCTCGACCGCACGTTGCTCCTCAAGGCCCTCCTCGAGGCTAACGGCGTCAGGGCCATAGTTGCCCACGCGACGCTCGACGCCGACGCGGCGGCTGCGGGAGTCGCGGCCCTCCGGACGCGCCCAGCCACGCCCCCGGCGGTGGCGCCACAGACCGACCCGATCGAGCGCCTTGCCGCGCTCTACGGGCTGGAGCCGGCGGACGTGACCGCGCGCCTGGAGCACGCCGTGACCGCCGCCGCCGCTCTCGAGCGCAGCATCGACGAACGCACCGATTACCAGAGCGAAGCGCTGCTCGCGGCCCTCGAGGCGTCTGGGAAGCAGGATTCCTTCCTCACCGCGGAGAGTCCGAGCGCTCTAGAGGCCGTTGCCGATCACTGGTGGGTGGAGGTCGAAGGCGACAACGGCTGGCTCGACCTCGACCCCACCCTGCCCGACGCACGGATCGGCACCAGCCTGGCGCCGGCCCAGCTGCGCTTCGACCTCACCGACCTGCGGCTCCTGGCGGCCGTGGACGGCTCCTGCCGTGACCTCTCGTGCGGCGACCGCCTGCACCGCGTGAGGGTCGCGGTGGTGGCCGAAACCTGGGACGGCGAGGAGTTGACGGAAACGGAGGTCGCGGCCACCGACCTCCTCGCCGCGGAGGGCGCCGAACACGCCGCGGCCTTCGCCGCGCTGCCCACCGACTACCCCGACCCCGATCTCTACGCCGAGCCAGATGCGACCACCGCGTACCGGGAGGCACTCCTCGCGATCACCGAGTGGCGCCCGACGCTGTTCGTTAACGACGTCACCTTCGGCAAGTCCACGGTGAACGCCGACGGCACCATCCGCGAGGACGGAGGTGGGGGCGGCGCCGGCGCGTTAGGCGGCGGCATCGGCGGGATGTTCGGAGGCTTCGGCGGATCCACCGCGGGGGCCGAAGACGAGTCCGCAGGCGCGTTCACCGCACTCTGGCTCGATTACACGGTCACGGCTGCGGGAGCCTTCGAGACCACCTACCGCCGCGAGGTCTTCGACCTGCTCGGCCCGGCCGCGAGGGCGGCCGGCGTCACCGCCCTCGAGCTGACCGAAGAACAGCTCCTGGAGCGCGCGGCGGCCCTCTCGGGACAGACGGACATCGTCGTCGCGGGCGCCGGCCTCCCGCCGGAGGCGGTCGAGGCCGCGGCGCTTAGCCGCCTGCTCAGCGACGAGAACGCCTGGTTGGAGGCCTACGCGGTCGACGGCCCGTTGCCACCGAGAATGATCGCCGAGCGTTTAGCGGGCATCGCGCGCTCGGTGACCCCGCTCGAGCGCTTCCAGCAGCTCCGCGGAGCCCACATGACCGCCACCCAGACGGCGCCCCTGGTCGTCGCCTACCACCGCAGCCTGGCGCCCGACTTCAGCGTGGCCGCGGCCTTCGACTTGGTGTCGGGCGGCGTTTCCACGAGCGACGCCGCGGATGCCCGCAGGGCTCAGCTCGTGCAGGGCGTGCGCGACACCGTCTTGGAGGCCCTGCTTCAAGAGCAGTTGGCCGATCCCGCCGAGCCCGCGCAGGGTCCGGCCGCGGTGTCCACCGCGTTCGCCTCGGACCTGGTGGCGGGCCGCCCCTGGCAGGTCGTGGCCTCGGCTTCCGAGCTCGACGCCGCGGCGCCGAACCTCGTGCCTGACCTGCGCGCTCGCGTGCTGGCCGACCTGGCGGCGGGCCGCCTGGCGTTGGTGCCGGCCGGAGGCGAGGATGCGGTGGGGTGGTGGAGCCTCGACCCGGCAACAGGCGCGGTCGTCGGCATGGGCGATCGAGGTTGGGGCCAGGCCTTCTCCGAATACTCGGAGCAGGCGGACGTCATACTTCAGTTGCGCACGGTTCTGAACCAGTACGCCTCCATCGGCAGGTGTCTGGGCATGACCATCAGCCTTCCCTTGCAGGGCTACGCTCAAGAGGGCAAGGATGCGCTGGCGGAGTGCATCTTCACCACGGTCTGCTCGGGCGTCAACACCGGCCTGAGCATGCTCCCCAACATCAACACGACCTGGACTACCGTCATCTACATGGCCACCATCGACGCCCTGTGGGGAGGCGTGCCGGAGCTCGGCTACGGGGGCCTCTGTGGCGGCCTGTTCAAGAAGTTGAAAGGCTGAGAACGGACCCGGTCTGGCCGCCGGTCGAACCTAGACGAGGCCGCGTTCGAGCGCCCACCTGACGAGCTCGGCGCGCGAGCGCACCCCCAGCTTCTCCGAGGCCCTCTCTCGATACGTCGCGACGGTCTTCTCGCTGAGGCTGAGCTCTGCGGCTATCTCGCGGTAAGTGAACCCGGTAGCGATCCCCTTCACGACGTCTCGTTCGCGCTCGGTAAGCTGGGCGGTCCGCCGCGGGTCGGGGTTCGCGAGGGCGCGGGACAGTTGGGCCAGTAGCCTGGCGGGAACGTAGTACTCGCCCCGGTCGACGGCCAAGATGGCGTCGACCAGCTCGGTCTCCAGGGAGGTCTTGGGTACGTACCCGGACCCGCCGCCGTCGAGGAACCGCTGAACGTACTCGGGGTCCTCGTGCATGGAGAGGGCAACGAAGCGGGCCTCGGGCAGTGCCAGGCGGAGGTCGGCCAAGGCTTCGATTCCGCTGCGGCCGGGCAAGGACAGATCGAGCAGGACCACGTCGGGCGTCTGCGCCTCGGCGAGTTGCAGCGCCTCCTCGGCGGAACCTGCCTCCGCAACGACGTCGAGCTTCACGCTGGTGGAGTCGTGTAGTTCGAGCAGCGACCTCACTCCCGAGCGCACCAGGGCGTGGTCGTCGACGAGCATCAGCCTGATAGTGTGCCGCTTCATGCCCTTACGCTATAGGGCCGGCACTCGCGCGTAAATGGACGTTCCTCCCCCCCGGGAACTCTCTACGCTCAGCTCTCCACCGAGCGCCAACACCCGGGCCCTGGCGCCCGCCAGGCCGATGGGGGCGGCGAGGCCACTGGCGCCCTCCAGGATGCCGACCCCGTCGTCCTCCACGACCAGGTGGAACCAGCCGCGAACTGCGGTGAGCACCAGGGAGGCGTTCTCTGCCTGTGCGTGCTCTACGACGTTCGCCAGCGCCTCCTGGGCCACCCGGAACAGCGCGACCTCCGCCTCGGGCGCCCCGCCCAAGGGCCGGCGTGGCCGCTCCGGAACGTCGGCCAGCACGGTGATCATCACGTTACCTCGCTGCTCCGCCTGGCGCGCTTCCGCCCTCAGCGCCGCCGGAAGGCCGAGCTCGTCCAGGGTCGAGGGCCTCAGTTCCAGCGCGATGCGCCGCACGGCGTCCAGGGCCTGGGACGCGAGCTCCCGCAAGTGTTCGCGCTGCTCCGCCACGGCGCAGTCATCGAGGCTCTGCAGTCCGAGCAACATGGCCTTCAGCGACTGACCCACGCCCTCGTGAAGCTCCGCCGCCACCACGGAACGTTCGCGCTCCTGCGCTTCGAACGCGGCGCGCAGCAGCTCCGCATGCTGGGCGGGAGTGAGCGGGTCCACGCCAGGGCCTCAGCCGGCGACGTCGTCCAGTGGCGTGGCGACGCGGGCCGGCACGGCCACCCGCTCCCCCGCGCCCTCGGCGACGGGCCGCACCATCATCACGGGCACGTGAACGCGCCTGAGCACCTCGCCGGCCACGCTGCCGAGAAGCATCCGGCCCAGCCCCGAGCGGCCACGCGTGGCCATGACGACCATCCCGAAACCTTCTTCCTTGACCACGTCAACGATCTCGGCAGCAGCGTCACCGAAGCGCACCACGGGTACTACGTCGAAGCCGGCAGCGTCGAGCCGGCGCGCCTCGCCCAGGACCTCCTCCTCGAGGTTCGCGATGGCGCCCTCGTAGACCTGGCTGTAGTAGACGGGAGGCTCGTCCGAACGCCAGCCGTCACTGGCCGACCAGCCTTCGACGACCAGCGGCCTGGATGGGATGGGGTTGTGGCCCTCCGGCACGGGCGCGACCCTGAGCAGGGTCAGGGAGTGCGTCTCCGGACGCAACACGTCGATGACGTAAGGGATGACCTGCCGGGAGAACTCGGAGCCGTCGAGCGGGATGAGTACCCGCACGCGCTCGCTCTTGCTGGCGGCGCTCATGTTTGCTACCTCCTGATCGGGCCAGGGGCCCTTCCGTCAGCCCTCTTTGTCCTCTTCGCCACGCACCAGCAGGAACGGTTTGCTGGAGCGGCGCAACGCGCCCTCGGCCACGGACCCGAACATCCAGCGGTTGAACCCGCGGCGTCCGTGAGTGCCCATGACGACCAGGTCGTGGCCCGTCTCGGCCTCGTGGATGGCCTTGACCGGGTCGTTGTGCTCCACCAGCTGGGTCTCCGCCACCACGCCCATGTTCTCCGCTCGCGTCTTGGCGCCCTCCAGCAGCGTTATGGCCGCCTCCCGCAAGTCCTGGTAGAGCTGGGCCGAGTAAGGCAGGGTCTCGGGGGTGGCGTACCCCGCAGTGAGGGGGTTCTCGAGGACGTGGAGGAACGTCACCTGGGCGCCGAGCTGCTTGGCCAACTCCAGCCCTTGCGCGAGCGCCAAGTCGGAGCAGGCGCTCCCGTCGGTTGGCATCAGGATCTTCTTGTACATCACAGACCTCCCGTAGGCGCAGTGGCCTGACACCAGGTTACGACCTCCGCACACCGCAAGGCAGGGCCGACACCCTACAGGGGCGTGGGAAATCCACCTACGCCTGGGTTTCGCCATTCGCCCCCGCCGCAAGACCACGCGCGCGAACGTATGATGCGAGGCATAGGACGCCTGGAGGTAAGCATGCGAATCCTGCATCCGACCGACTTCTCGCAGCCGGCCCAGTTGGCTTTGGCCCTGGCGCGTGACCTTCGGCGCCGCTCGAACGGGAGCCTGCACGTAGTGCACGTTCAGCAGCGCTTCGAGTCGGACAGCACCAGGTTGCGCTCACAACTCGACAGCCTGAACCCGGAGCTGAGCCGCCGCGCCGACGAGGACCGCAACCTCGAGGTCGAACGGCTGCGTGGCATGCTCTCGCACGTCTCCAGCCCGGACGCTACCAGCGAGCTCTTGTGGGGCAACCCCGTCGAGGAGTTGCTGGCGATGCAAGAACGTTTCGACATGGTGGTGATGGGCGCGCATGGCGCCAGCCGCTTCGACAAAGTGTTCCTCGGCGGCGTTGCCGGGCGCTTCGTTCGCCGCGCCCACGTGCCCGTGATCACGGTCAGGGACGAGGCCACCGTCGGCCAGCTTCAGCGCGTGTTGGTGGCCACCGATTTCGGCGAGCCCTCCGCGGCTGCCTGGGAGCTCGTACGTTCTTGGGCTCCTTGGGGCGTCGAGGTGGTGCTGACTCACGTGATAGACGACGAGAGGCTGAAGGACGACGCCGACCACATGCACGAGGTCACCACGCAGATGAGCGACCTGTCGCAGGGCGTAGCCTCGCGCCTGGTGGTTCGCTCGGGCAATCCCGTCACGGTAGTGCCGCAGATAGCTCAAGAAGTGGGGGCGGACCTGATCGCCATCGGCCTGCGGCACCATAGCGCTGCCGCGGGACTCCTCCTCGGCAGCCGGGCAGATGCGTTGATTCGCTCGAGTTCGGTGCCTATCCTCAGCGTGCCCGTCACCGTGCCCTGAGGCGAGACCTCTGAAACCAGGCGTCTGAAACCAGACGACCCGAAGCCAGCCCCAGAGGCCTGGCCCCCGAAGCTAGAAGACGGTGCCCTAGACCCCCGCCCGCTCGAACTGGTCCTGCACCAGTGCGCGGGCCTCGTCCTGCAACTTCGCGAGGCGCTCCTCACCGGCGAAGCTCTCGCCGTAGATCTTGTAGACGTCCTCCGTGCCCGAGGGCCGAGCGGCGAACCAGCCGTTCTCGGTGATGACCTTGATGCCGCCGATGGGCTCGCCGTTCGCGGGCGCCTTGGACATCACCTTCACGATCTTCTCGCCGGCCAATTCGCTCATGCCGGCCGCCTCCAGGGCCTCGGCGGTGAGGGCGCCGAGCACCTTCTTGCGTTCCTTCGACGCCGGCACGTCGATGCGCGCGTAGGCGGGGTCTCCGAAGCGCGCGGTCAGCTTCGCGTAGCGTTGCCCAGGATCCTCACCGGTCTTGGCCTTGATCTCGCAGGCCAAGAGGCCGAGGATGAGGCCGTCCTTGTCGGTCGTCCAGGGCGCGCCATCCTTCCGC encodes:
- a CDS encoding SDR family oxidoreductase, with product MRLAGKVALITGAGSGMGRAMAIRFAAEGAKVFGADWNEASLQGVTDEVRAAGGEMRGLKTNVAVRAEVEAMVAAAVAAYGQLDILVNNAGVMDINQGAAEMDEEVYRRVMGVNVDGPVFASGAGIRAMGEKGGVILNIASVAGVSGAAAGAAYTMSKHAIVGLTRNTAFLYGPKAIRCNAILAGAVVTNIMASVDAAKMDPYGSSRLQRYYGLIPAQLQPEDIANTALFLVSDEAKMISGALLAADGGWTAA
- a CDS encoding WYL domain-containing protein; this translates as MNRTVGKAQRLATLREELELRPRTVVELAAQHGFSRRTIERDLVTLAEHMGVELRKDDRHRYWVPQKATALNEVEALAVYSATRLLLHTGVGERHYRTALVKLAKQVPERARKSLLDGVEGLKSAPEDRVLDLVAQAWFQQRVLRCTYESAHSGTKQPRDLEIYFYELNRRNLEPYVLAFDRTVRNDVAIFKLARMTQVQLRDATYEIPEDFDPSGRLGSSFGIVMGEEIEITLHVGETVARRMTESFDRNLRLGEVAPDGRRIVYLTGTVDSNGQPLELLPWLLGWGSSVEVMAPLSVRERMAEELTSALGAYAD
- a CDS encoding universal stress protein, producing the protein MYKKILMPTDGSACSDLALAQGLELAKQLGAQVTFLHVLENPLTAGYATPETLPYSAQLYQDLREAAITLLEGAKTRAENMGVVAETQLVEHNDPVKAIHEAETGHDLVVMGTHGRRGFNRWMFGSVAEGALRRSSKPFLLVRGEEDKEG
- a CDS encoding histidine kinase, with protein sequence MDPLTPAQHAELLRAAFEAQERERSVVAAELHEGVGQSLKAMLLGLQSLDDCAVAEQREHLRELASQALDAVRRIALELRPSTLDELGLPAALRAEARQAEQRGNVMITVLADVPERPRRPLGGAPEAEVALFRVAQEALANVVEHAQAENASLVLTAVRGWFHLVVEDDGVGILEGASGLAAPIGLAGARARVLALGGELSVESSRGGGTSIYARVPAL
- a CDS encoding universal stress protein, which translates into the protein MSAASKSERVRVLIPLDGSEFSRQVIPYVIDVLRPETHSLTLLRVAPVPEGHNPIPSRPLVVEGWSASDGWRSDEPPVYYSQVYEGAIANLEEEVLGEARRLDAAGFDVVPVVRFGDAAAEIVDVVKEEGFGMVVMATRGRSGLGRMLLGSVAGEVLRRVHVPVMMVRPVAEGAGERVAVPARVATPLDDVAG
- a CDS encoding universal stress protein; its protein translation is MRILHPTDFSQPAQLALALARDLRRRSNGSLHVVHVQQRFESDSTRLRSQLDSLNPELSRRADEDRNLEVERLRGMLSHVSSPDATSELLWGNPVEELLAMQERFDMVVMGAHGASRFDKVFLGGVAGRFVRRAHVPVITVRDEATVGQLQRVLVATDFGEPSAAAWELVRSWAPWGVEVVLTHVIDDERLKDDADHMHEVTTQMSDLSQGVASRLVVRSGNPVTVVPQIAQEVGADLIAIGLRHHSAAAGLLLGSRADALIRSSSVPILSVPVTVP
- a CDS encoding response regulator transcription factor, whose amino-acid sequence is MKRHTIRLMLVDDHALVRSGVRSLLELHDSTSVKLDVVAEAGSAEEALQLAEAQTPDVVLLDLSLPGRSGIEALADLRLALPEARFVALSMHEDPEYVQRFLDGGGSGYVPKTSLETELVDAILAVDRGEYYVPARLLAQLSRALANPDPRRTAQLTERERDVVKGIATGFTYREIAAELSLSEKTVATYRERASEKLGVRSRAELVRWALERGLV
- a CDS encoding NTP transferase domain-containing protein, with amino-acid sequence MEFVCLAAGTGTRMGRLGVYLQKCMYPVGLRPFLELSMAEAAVAGAERVHLVVGHLQEQVRAYFGARFGGLEINYVEQPRPLGTGHALGLVAPHLDPESGPVLVWQADVFAPHELFAALLHHRAPNALTLVEEEDSGPDVKVSAEGTLVTRVWQGAGPFSDGGVWKFERRLLTELAGRAEDSGEYRCLPNLQLLIEAGEAEVGFVCLGRRLHIGGTFPSAEANVADVVTQLLTLKRQG
- a CDS encoding transglutaminase domain-containing protein, which gives rise to MTAFAQTPPDPDVLFANLEGALAEAPRANFQVDAALATLGTPGEVSVEAIFDFVRDDFGYVPYRGALKGAAGVLMDGAGNALDRTLLLKALLEANGVRAIVAHATLDADAAAAGVAALRTRPATPPAVAPQTDPIERLAALYGLEPADVTARLEHAVTAAAALERSIDERTDYQSEALLAALEASGKQDSFLTAESPSALEAVADHWWVEVEGDNGWLDLDPTLPDARIGTSLAPAQLRFDLTDLRLLAAVDGSCRDLSCGDRLHRVRVAVVAETWDGEELTETEVAATDLLAAEGAEHAAAFAALPTDYPDPDLYAEPDATTAYREALLAITEWRPTLFVNDVTFGKSTVNADGTIREDGGGGGAGALGGGIGGMFGGFGGSTAGAEDESAGAFTALWLDYTVTAAGAFETTYRREVFDLLGPAARAAGVTALELTEEQLLERAAALSGQTDIVVAGAGLPPEAVEAAALSRLLSDENAWLEAYAVDGPLPPRMIAERLAGIARSVTPLERFQQLRGAHMTATQTAPLVVAYHRSLAPDFSVAAAFDLVSGGVSTSDAADARRAQLVQGVRDTVLEALLQEQLADPAEPAQGPAAVSTAFASDLVAGRPWQVVASASELDAAAPNLVPDLRARVLADLAAGRLALVPAGGEDAVGWWSLDPATGAVVGMGDRGWGQAFSEYSEQADVILQLRTVLNQYASIGRCLGMTISLPLQGYAQEGKDALAECIFTTVCSGVNTGLSMLPNINTTWTTVIYMATIDALWGGVPELGYGGLCGGLFKKLKG